One Triticum dicoccoides isolate Atlit2015 ecotype Zavitan chromosome 4B, WEW_v2.0, whole genome shotgun sequence genomic window carries:
- the LOC119295283 gene encoding uncharacterized protein LOC119295283: MAPPPPLDEDDDYEDPLEEAICAQRVRLSEREVCNLWDNFLPRAELIGAPFVTRLTSTMIDRHVMSLSESCGIEADEEGYAGIRLTARGPVTTCAYGVETDGRTHLSTDGWKSFLVDKNLHVGQAILITIRKTNRQGLKMMIVIDII, encoded by the exons atggcgccaccaccaccacttgatgaggatgatgactatgaagacccaCTTGAGGAAGCCATCTGTGCTCAAAGAGTGAGGCTGAGCGAacgggaggtgtgcaacctatgggacaactTTCTGCCACGTGCTGAGTTGATCGGGGCGCCATTCGTGACCCGTCTGACAAGTACCATGATCGATCGACATGTCATG agcctatctgagagttgtggCATCGAGGCTGATGAAGAAGGCTatgctggaatacgccttaccgcaaggggccccgtcactacttgtgcgtacggcgtggaaacggacggtcgcacacatttAAGCACAgatgggtggaagagcttcctcgttgacaagaatcttcatgttggacaggccatccttatTACTATCAGGAAGACCAACCGTCAAGGCTTGAagatgatgatcgtcatcgatatcatctaa
- the LOC119295282 gene encoding NAC domain-containing protein 71-like, which produces MDYGFDGALQLPPGFRFHPTDEELVMYYLCRKCGGLPIAAPVIAEVDLYKFEPWRLPEKAAGGGPDSKEWYFFSPRDRKYPNGSRPNRAAGTGYWKATGADKPVGSPRPVAIKKALVFYAGKPPKGVKTNWIMHEYRLADVDRSAAARKKSNNALRLDDWVLCRIYNKKGVIERYDTPDSDVADVKPAPPPAAKIPRQGQYHAGPAMKVELSDYGFYQQPSPPATEMLCFDRSGSADRDSNSNHSMPRLHTDSSSSERALSSPSPDFPSDMDYAESQHAAGLAGGWPGDDWGGVIDDDGFVIDGSLIFDPPSPGAFARDAAAFGDMLTYLQKPF; this is translated from the exons ATGGACTACGGCTTCGACGGCGCTCTCCAGCTGCCCCCGGGGTTCAGGTTCCACCCCACGGACGAGGAGCTGGTGATGTACTACCTGTGCCGCAAGTGCGGCGGCCTGCCCATCGCCGCGCCGGTGATCGCCGAGGTCGACCTGTACAAGTTCGAGCCGTGGAGGCTGCCGGAGAAGGCGGCGGGAGGCGGGCCGGACTCCAAGGAGTGGTACTTCTTCTCGCCGCGGGACCGCAAGTACCCCAACGGGTCGCGGCCGAACCGCGCCGCCGGGACCGGGTACTGGAAGGCCACGGGCGCCGACAAGCCCGTGGGGTCGCCGCGCCCCGTGGCCATCAAGAAGGCTCTCGTCTTCTACGCCGGCAAGCCCCCCAAGGGCGTCAagaccaactggatcatgcacgagtaccgcctcgccgacgtcgaccgctccgccgccgcccgcaagAAGTCCAACAACGCTCTCAGG CTGGATGACTGGGTGCTCTGCCGAATCTACAACAAGAAGGGCGTCATCGAGCGGTACGACACGCCGGACTCCGACGTCGCCGACGTTaagccggcgccgccgccggctgccAAGATCCCGCGGCAAGGCCAGTACCACGCTGGGCCAGCGATGAAGGTCGAGCTGTCCGACTACGGGTTCTACCAGCAGCCGTCGCCGCCGGCCACGGAGATGCTCTGCTTCGACCGGTCCGGGTCGGCGGACCGGGACTCGAACTCGAACCACTCCATGCCGCGCCTGCACACGGACTCCAGCTCCTCGGAGCGCGCGCTGTCCTCGCCGTCGCCCGACTTCCCGAGCGACATGGACTACGCGGAGAGCCAGCACGCCGCCGGCCTCGCCGGGGGGTGGCCGGGCGACGACTGGGGCGGCGTCATAGACGACGACGGGTTCGTCATCGACGGCTCGCTGATCTTCGACCCGCCCTCGCCGGGCGCCTTCGCCCGCGACGCCGCCGCGTTCGGCGACATGCTCACGTACCTGCAGAAACCGTTCTGA